GATAAAACATCTTCACAAAATTCAAATAATGGATTTGTGGTAGGAGCAAAAGAATTGTTCATGGGTTTGCTTGTATTAGTAATATTTGGAGTAGCTGCTTGGGTTGCAACAAGACTTATAGATAATGTCAAGCAAGAAGCAAATTATGAACATTTGAAAGATGATTTTGACGACTATAAAGACGAAATGACAGCAGCTTACAATAAAGATAGAGACGAGCGTAGAGAATATGAAAAATCGGTAAAAGCTGAATTGGAAATTATCAAATCAAGGACGCAAAATAGATTTACATACGAAGATTTCAGAAATGAAATTAGTAGATACAAAGAAACTGACCGTGAGCATTCCAATTCAATAGATGAGATGGAAGAGAGAATACGGAAACTAGAATATCAACTCAAAAAATAAACTGTGCTATAAACTTTTATTCAACCAACTTAAAATTTCAACCAACTATGAAAAATAATTTCATCAAAAGAGCATTTACCCTTTGGATTCTTCCACTTTTACTGGACATCAAAGAGAGAGCTACCCAAACAGATACATTTTCTTTAATGTCTAGGGTCGTAATGGAAGGAGCAATGGCAATGACTGACAAAGACCCTAACAATGGAAAACAAATCAAAACTATCATGCGAAAATATCGTCCAGAGTTTTTGGAGGTGTTTTTTGGAGAGTGGGCAGACGAGATTGAGGACTTTATCAAAGAAAGGGAACTATCCGAAGCCGAAGCGACAGAGCTTAGAGCGCAGATAGAAGTTGCTAAAGTGTACAGGAAAGAACTTTTAGCTTCCAAAAATGAAAAACCAAACTTTGATAAGGCTATTGAACTAGCAGAAAAGAGTACGGAGTACCCTACTTTGGCAGCATTGGCACAATCTGACCCTTTTGACGTATCAAAAAAATCATAGGACTAGATGACGATGCCCCTAAAGAAGTCATAAAGCCACCTACAATTATTCCTTCGGTGTTGGATATAGAGATTATTGAGATGTTTCTACCACATAACGAATATATCCACCAAGACACAGAAAAGAATCAGATTTGTACTCATCATACAGTTTCAAATCCTGTTTCTGGTGCAAAAGGAGTTTGGAATTGGTGGACGACTGACAAAGGTAAAAAACGAATTGCTACTACCTATGTAATTGACATTGATGGTAAAATATTTCTCTTTATACCTTTCAATTTTTGGGGGCATCACTTAGGCATCAAAGACCCACGTAATACAAAATTAAATCAAGGTTGTATTGGAATTGAATTTGTGTCTTGGGGTGGATTAGTAGAAAAGCAAGGGCAACTCTACATTGCTGGAGCTTGGAAACATGGAGGTTTTCAAGCAGGAGGCTTGCGTGTAGATAGAAAGACAGCTATTGAATTAGAAAAGCCGTATCGTAATTTCAAATTCTATCAACGTTACACGGATGCACAATTAGAATCCTTTAGAAAACTTGCTTTATATCTAAATAAAAAACACCAAAAAATTACACTTGACTACAACGCTGACATGTGGGATGTTTCGGAGCGTGCCTTGAATGGAGAAAGTGGTATCTGGACACATAATTCCTATCGTGCTGATAAAGCAGATTGTTACCCAGATGAAAAAATGATAACTATACTCAAAAACTTTTAATAAATTATGAATACAGCAGTTATAGGAACTTTGGGTTATGTATATCCCACTACTTCTTGGGCAGATTTGCAAGCATTTGAAGACAAAATGGCTATGAGTGCGCTGCGAGATCAAGTACGTAGCTCTGATATGGTAGAACGTATTACAGAATTACGTTCGCTCATCCCTCACTTAGAAAAGAAAAGCAGAACTAAATTAGAAGATGTTTTTTTAGGGTTGTACAAAAAAGAGTTAGAAAAACTTACTGACCAATCTCAAAGTGTGAGCAGACGACAACCGTGGATTTCTGCTTATGCAAGAAAACGAAAAGACGCTGAAAGGTGTATTACCGATGGAAATGCCTACAATGTAGGCACAGAACAATGTAGCGTGTATGCCAACGGCAGAACAAATACAAATTTTCCAACACCAATAGTAACGGAAGAACCAGAGAAAAAGGGACTTTTTGACAAACTAAAGGAAGGGATAAAAGATGTTATTGCACCAAAACCAGTAACTGAAAAAAATGAACCCACTTTCACTACAACAAGCACAGGCACGTCAAAAGCTATGCAGATAGATGAAAGTAAGATTACTGATATTCAACCGATTACGGACGAAGCATTTTTTCAAAAATATAAAATGGAATTAATGGTAGTAGGTGGTGTAGTTCTTTTAGGGGTACTTATAGGAAGTACACTTTATTTTACTGGAAAGAAAAGAAAAATAGATACTAAGGGAGGAGGTAAAAAATGACCTTAGGTTCTGTAAATGTGATTAATCAGTACAACGCTGCTGATAAATACATTTTGAAAGGAATGCAAATTGGCTTGTTTCCTTCTTATTTTAACCAACTTATTGGCAAAGCCTATGCTGCTCATGAATGGCGTGAATATGTAGATAGAGCAAAGAAAGAAGGTTATACCTTTTCTCTACCCAATGATTCACAAGCAAAAGCAGGTTGGAATATTTACAATATGCGTAGTTCTTCTGCTTTTCCGAAAGTGTTTGATAGTATAGCTAAAGAACTCAACTTGATAAAACGCTTATTGATGGGACGAGTGCCAGAGGTATCTAGTGTGATGGTTTATATAGCTATTGAGAGAATCAGAGATAGAGAAATCCCAATGACTGACAAAGAGTATCAAAGAGCCCAAGTCCTTTTTAATATTCCAGACAAACCAAAAGAAGAAAACATGTTTAATTTTTACAATACACCTACGGAAGACCCTGTTACAATCGCAAATAGAACAAGTAATCCTATCAAGGGAGAGACACAAAGTAGCGTTGTTGATATTGTAGAAGGGAATAATCTTTTAGTAAAAGATACCGTAGAAAATTTGATTAAGAAAGAAAATCAAATCGCTCAAAATCCAAAAATGACTTATTCTAATACAGAAAAAAGTATTATGGATTCATTGAACGTGCTACCAAAAAGTACAGAAGAAAGTAATAAAAAGTGGATTTGGTTAGCTGGTGCAACTCTGTTGCTTATCCTTCTTGCTATTGGTGGAAAAGTGTATTACGACAAGAAAAAAGGTAAGAAAAATAAACCTTCCACTTCAAAAGCAAAGAAAAAATGAAAAGAGGAACTAAAATAACTATTGGTATTAGTACTGCTATTTTTGTGCTTGTGGCTGCATTTCTAGCATACAGGTATTTTAATAAGAAAAAAGGAGAACAAGCTACATCTCGTAGTGGGGCTTTTTTAGAAGATGAAATTTTGGAGGACGAAGAGCCTTTGTCTCGTATCGAAGAGTTTGCAGAGCAAGGTATAAAGGAAAAATGGACAGATTCCATAAACCAAAATGCTTCTTACTACGAGAAGCAAAAACAGAGAGCAATAGCAGAAGGAGACTTTGCAACGGCAGAAAAAGCCAGTGAGCAACTTAAACAGGCTGCTGTTCAGGTTAAAAACCTCACTGACCCAGAAACGATATACCAAAATGTTTTGCGTGAGCCTAATAGAATGACAAATAAAATTATTGCAGATAAAATCAAAAGCTGTCAAGAAAATCCTTCAAGTGCTGATTGCAGTGTGTTCAAAAAGACTGATTTGGCTAAGTATCTGATTAAACAAGGAGTAATATAAAACAGAATGTATCGTCCAAGTGAAATAGCATTGTTACGAAGTGGATGGAAAGTGAACACACGACCTTATGAGCTTAATATTGTCGGTTTGCGTTCTCCTTCTGTTCGTGCTAATAAGTTTGATGATACTATTTATGTTTTCTACTATGATGCAAAAGGTAGAGTAGTAGAATATAACTTTCCTTGTACCACAGATGCAGGAACATTTTGGTTAGAAAATCCATACACGCCAAAAGGAACAGCGATTTTGCAACAAGGACAATACGCTTACCAAATTGGATTACATCAAGGTAGATACAAAGCACTTGTCCAAAAGGGACAAGTAAACATCCGTAGAGACTACGACAGAAACGCTATCCTAGATTTCTACAATGGCACTCTATATACAGGATATTTTGGAATAAATATTCATCATGCTAAAGATGTTGGTACAACAAAAGTGGTGGATAGATGGAGCGCAGGGTGTCAAGTATTTGCTAATATTCAAGATTATAATTTTTTCATGTCATTGTGTGAAAAACACAGACAGTTATACGGCAATCATTTCTTGTATGGTCTGATTGACATGAGAGCGCAACAAAGAACACTAGCTAGAAGAACATTGTACGCAGGTGTAGCACTTAGTGCATTTGTGTACCGAAAAGAAATTATCAATTATATAAACGCAGCTTAAATGGATTATAAATATGTTATGCCGACTGTTGTAGGAGCTATTTTACTTATTGTAGTCTT
This genomic stretch from Bernardetia sp. harbors:
- a CDS encoding N-acetylmuramoyl-L-alanine amidase, producing MFLPHNEYIHQDTEKNQICTHHTVSNPVSGAKGVWNWWTTDKGKKRIATTYVIDIDGKIFLFIPFNFWGHHLGIKDPRNTKLNQGCIGIEFVSWGGLVEKQGQLYIAGAWKHGGFQAGGLRVDRKTAIELEKPYRNFKFYQRYTDAQLESFRKLALYLNKKHQKITLDYNADMWDVSERALNGESGIWTHNSYRADKADCYPDEKMITILKNF